One genomic window of Solanum stenotomum isolate F172 chromosome 9, ASM1918654v1, whole genome shotgun sequence includes the following:
- the LOC125876505 gene encoding protein CHLOROPLAST IMPORT APPARATUS 2-like isoform X2, with the protein MSSCLAGGGRAAYKLDLEIIKSPSTSWTSQSSSPSSTLSESSNSPIAISTRKPRTPRKRPNQTYNEAAALLSTVYPKIFSSKHLTKPCKFTKPHYPFSYESSDLVVPYQIVENSGFLLHPPLIEKPNCVIEHKSVSSCEKPCQSPGEIDSKGSSSLDVCEEFQEDFDAESILDEEIEEGVIDNIMGKLRVENEVKNESIFSYTYSHSKRHQNYSGGTCYGFPIGLGFENGYQHYDFGIMRGGVRPLRNVDDGDNWWRYTSSVNVTDITPKFSKPPIEKKKKKVERVVELRGGADTSSAKDNSITKKMNKENSSQSIKEEVVDVPEPKSGLLLKLNFDDVLNAWSDKESPFSDDIQGSDAAGNDVQARLAQIDLFSDNGGIREASVLRYKEKRRTRLFSKKIRYQVRKVNADRRPRMKVLLL; encoded by the exons atgtCATCCTGTTTGGCTGGTGGTGGTAGAGCAGCTTATAAATTAGATTTAGAGATAATAAAATCTCCATCTACTTCGTGGACTTCCCAATCATCTTCACCTTCTTCAACATTATCCGAATCGAGCAATTCCCCCATTGCAATCTCTACTAGAAAACCTCGAACACCTCGAAAAAGACCTAACCAAACCTACAATGAAGCTGCAGCTCTTTTATCAACAGTTTATCCCAAAATTTTCTCATCAAAACACCTCACTAAGCCTTGCAAattcactaaaccacattaCCCCTTTTCATATGAGTCCTCAGACTTGGTTGTCCCTTACCAAATCGTCGAAAACTCGGGGTTTTTACTCCATCCTCCATTGATTGAAAAACCCAATTGCGTAATTGAGCATAAGTCAGTCAGTTCTTGTGAAAAACCATGTCAAAGTCCGGGGGAAATTGACTCTAAAGGGAGTAGTTCGTTAGATGTGTGTGAAGAATTTCAAGAAGATTTCGATGCTGAGTCTATCTTAGATGAGGAAATTGAAGAAGGTGTTATTGATAATATCATGggaaagttaagagttgagAATGAGGTAAAGAATGAGTCGATATTTAGTTATACTTATAGTCACAGCAAGCGCCACCAGAATTATTCTGGTGGCACTTGCTATGGTTTTCCAATAGGATTAGGATTCGAAAATGGGTACCAACATTATGATTTTGGTATAATGAGGGGTGGGGTGAGACCATTGAGAAATGTTGATGATGGTGATAATTGGTGGAGGTATACTTCTAGTGTGAACGTTACCGACATTACTCCGAAATTTAGTAAACCTCCGatcgaaaaaaagaaaaagaaagttgagAGAGTTGTGGAGTTGAGAGGGGGCGCAGATACATCATCAGCTAAAGATAATTCGATTACAAAGAAGATGAATAAGGAGAATTCAAGTCAATCGATTAAAGAGGAGGTAGTCGATGTTCCTGAACCAAAATCGGGGTTGTTACTAAAATTGAACTTCGATGATGTTTTGAACGCGTGGTCCGATAAGGAATCCCCGTTCTCCGATGACATTCAGGGTTCTGATGCTGCAGGAAATGATGTACAA GCTAGATTAGCACAAATAGACTTATTCTCAGATAATGGAGGAATTAGAGAGGCTAGTGTGTTACGTTACAAAGAAAAACGACGTACTcgtttattttctaaaaaaattagatacCAAGTTAGAAAAGTCAACGCGGATCGACGACCCAGAATGAAGGTATTATTATTATGA
- the LOC125876505 gene encoding protein CHLOROPLAST IMPORT APPARATUS 2-like isoform X1, whose protein sequence is MSSCLAGGGRAAYKLDLEIIKSPSTSWTSQSSSPSSTLSESSNSPIAISTRKPRTPRKRPNQTYNEAAALLSTVYPKIFSSKHLTKPCKFTKPHYPFSYESSDLVVPYQIVENSGFLLHPPLIEKPNCVIEHKSVSSCEKPCQSPGEIDSKGSSSLDVCEEFQEDFDAESILDEEIEEGVIDNIMGKLRVENEVKNESIFSYTYSHSKRHQNYSGGTCYGFPIGLGFENGYQHYDFGIMRGGVRPLRNVDDGDNWWRYTSSVNVTDITPKFSKPPIEKKKKKVERVVELRGGADTSSAKDNSITKKMNKENSSQSIKEEVVDVPEPKSGLLLKLNFDDVLNAWSDKESPFSDDIQGSDAAGNDVQARLAQIDLFSDNGGIREASVLRYKEKRRTRLFSKKIRYQVRKVNADRRPRMKGRFVKSPNSPEDELG, encoded by the exons atgtCATCCTGTTTGGCTGGTGGTGGTAGAGCAGCTTATAAATTAGATTTAGAGATAATAAAATCTCCATCTACTTCGTGGACTTCCCAATCATCTTCACCTTCTTCAACATTATCCGAATCGAGCAATTCCCCCATTGCAATCTCTACTAGAAAACCTCGAACACCTCGAAAAAGACCTAACCAAACCTACAATGAAGCTGCAGCTCTTTTATCAACAGTTTATCCCAAAATTTTCTCATCAAAACACCTCACTAAGCCTTGCAAattcactaaaccacattaCCCCTTTTCATATGAGTCCTCAGACTTGGTTGTCCCTTACCAAATCGTCGAAAACTCGGGGTTTTTACTCCATCCTCCATTGATTGAAAAACCCAATTGCGTAATTGAGCATAAGTCAGTCAGTTCTTGTGAAAAACCATGTCAAAGTCCGGGGGAAATTGACTCTAAAGGGAGTAGTTCGTTAGATGTGTGTGAAGAATTTCAAGAAGATTTCGATGCTGAGTCTATCTTAGATGAGGAAATTGAAGAAGGTGTTATTGATAATATCATGggaaagttaagagttgagAATGAGGTAAAGAATGAGTCGATATTTAGTTATACTTATAGTCACAGCAAGCGCCACCAGAATTATTCTGGTGGCACTTGCTATGGTTTTCCAATAGGATTAGGATTCGAAAATGGGTACCAACATTATGATTTTGGTATAATGAGGGGTGGGGTGAGACCATTGAGAAATGTTGATGATGGTGATAATTGGTGGAGGTATACTTCTAGTGTGAACGTTACCGACATTACTCCGAAATTTAGTAAACCTCCGatcgaaaaaaagaaaaagaaagttgagAGAGTTGTGGAGTTGAGAGGGGGCGCAGATACATCATCAGCTAAAGATAATTCGATTACAAAGAAGATGAATAAGGAGAATTCAAGTCAATCGATTAAAGAGGAGGTAGTCGATGTTCCTGAACCAAAATCGGGGTTGTTACTAAAATTGAACTTCGATGATGTTTTGAACGCGTGGTCCGATAAGGAATCCCCGTTCTCCGATGACATTCAGGGTTCTGATGCTGCAGGAAATGATGTACAA GCTAGATTAGCACAAATAGACTTATTCTCAGATAATGGAGGAATTAGAGAGGCTAGTGTGTTACGTTACAAAGAAAAACGACGTACTcgtttattttctaaaaaaattagatacCAAGTTAGAAAAGTCAACGCGGATCGACGACCCAGAATGAAG GGTAGGTTTGTCAAAAGCCCAAATTCACCAGAGGATGAGCTAGGATGA
- the LOC125876509 gene encoding uncharacterized protein LOC125876509: protein MGWSWSNTQIHFQKIVGELIKLALSVFKPECQSENSVLGAIVAGVTFCKSIVYSFLKAILDGVISVIHRVSHSTLFNEEWSITGIVGVAGCDLWRLCCCKYEKWCGVDIAAV, encoded by the exons ATGGGGTGGAGCTGGTCAAATActcaaattcattttcaaaaaatagtgGGGGAATTGATAAAGTTGGCTCTCTCAGTCTTTAAGCCTGAATGCCAAAGTGAAAACTCAGTTTTGGGAGCCATTGTTGCTGGTGTTACCTTCTGCAAATCCATTGTCTACAGCTTCCTCAAAGCCATTCTTGATG gTGTGATTTCAGTTATTCATAGAGTTTCACACTCCACTCTGTTCAATGAAGAGTGGTCTATAACAGGTATTGTTGGTGTTGCTGGTTGTGATTTATGGCGGCTGTGTTGCTGCAAGTATGAAAAATGGTGTGGGGTGGATATTGCAGCAGTTTGA